The following proteins come from a genomic window of Aequorivita marisscotiae:
- a CDS encoding TlpA family protein disulfide reductase — protein sequence MKKVLPLLLLFISVLGFSQSEMPKIDLTTIDGTTINSKELSTDDKVIVVSLWATWCVPCLKELDAISEIYPDWQDETGVKLFAVSVDDSRTVKRVKPLINGKGWDYTVLLDTNNDFQRALGAATVPLTLLVKNNEIVYRHSGYSPGAEYELYEKIKEYSN from the coding sequence ATGAAAAAAGTCCTTCCCCTCCTTCTATTATTTATCTCTGTTTTAGGGTTTTCGCAAAGTGAAATGCCTAAAATAGACTTAACTACAATAGATGGTACTACTATCAATTCAAAAGAACTTTCTACCGACGATAAGGTAATTGTGGTTTCGCTATGGGCCACTTGGTGCGTACCTTGTTTAAAAGAGTTAGACGCAATCAGCGAAATTTACCCCGACTGGCAAGACGAAACCGGCGTTAAGCTTTTTGCGGTTTCGGTAGATGACAGCCGTACGGTAAAAAGAGTAAAACCATTAATTAATGGAAAAGGCTGGGATTACACAGTGCTTTTAGATACTAATAACGATTTTCAGCGCGCATTGGGAGCGGCTACAGTACCGCTAACACTTTTGGTGAAAAACAACGAAATTGTATATCGCCACTCTGGATACAGCCCGGGTGCAGAATACGAACTTTATGAAAAAATAAAGGAGTATTCTAACTAA
- a CDS encoding NRDE family protein, whose translation MCTVTFIPKPNNGFILTSNRDETPGRATFPPQIYTEENVNLLYPKDAVAGGTWIGVSEKKRVVTLMNGGFVAHKRKDFYRKSRGIVVKDLLKTNGLKVEVENYNFKDIEPFTAIIVEWNSLIKLYQLVWDGIAYHFSELLLAPHIWSSSPLYPKNLKMKREEWFSAFLLNFPKPSGAEILHFHKEAGEGDLNSNLIMDRGFIKTKSITQISNSADGIAMRYEDLQTGIRSDSEIDLQY comes from the coding sequence ATGTGTACCGTAACTTTTATTCCGAAACCAAACAATGGGTTTATATTAACCTCCAATAGGGATGAAACCCCTGGGCGAGCAACCTTTCCGCCACAGATATACACCGAAGAAAACGTAAACTTGCTCTACCCAAAAGATGCCGTTGCAGGTGGTACTTGGATAGGTGTAAGTGAAAAAAAAAGAGTGGTAACTCTTATGAATGGTGGCTTTGTTGCGCATAAACGCAAAGATTTTTATAGAAAAAGTAGAGGCATAGTAGTAAAAGATTTGTTGAAAACTAACGGTTTAAAAGTTGAAGTTGAAAATTACAATTTTAAAGATATTGAGCCTTTTACGGCAATTATTGTTGAATGGAATTCGCTAATTAAATTGTATCAATTGGTTTGGGATGGCATAGCGTACCATTTTTCTGAATTGCTGCTGGCGCCCCATATTTGGTCCTCATCGCCATTATATCCCAAAAATTTAAAAATGAAACGCGAAGAGTGGTTTTCAGCATTTTTATTAAATTTCCCAAAACCGTCCGGTGCCGAAATTCTTCACTTTCATAAAGAAGCGGGCGAAGGAGATTTAAACAGTAATCTTATTATGGATCGTGGGTTTATAAAAACCAAAAGCATTACGCAGATCTCTAATAGTGCAGATGGAATAGCAATGCGATATGAAGATTTACAGACAGGGATACGCAGTGATTCGGAGATTGATTTACAATACTAA
- a CDS encoding DUF3667 domain-containing protein produces MKRKNNEHSNGRKSLRYRGIKCLNCEHPLDKSDIYCPYCSQRNSTKKLSLTDFFEQFFSSIFVYDSRLRSTFKDLLFRPGKITLWYVRGQRLKYANPFRFFLSVSIIFFLVSGLLDIINTENNVNEANQDFIASPADRAILDSLGFSVNRAATAIKKVDSIKSLKPEKPIDYLSESELDSLPWMKSYAERLSIYNDFYEKYKIKNAAVAMDSLHHKNTSFNRWVYKKNATAEKIRENPSEFINYVISKVPFFLFFYAPLYALFFWLIYSRKKYTYMEHLVFIFHIFSFIFLAMLLSIIPDLLLDWQFFVGSLFLIIGPIYFYKALRNFYQQSRIVTLIKFVFLNAAFIIGLTIATIIFVIASAALY; encoded by the coding sequence ATGAAACGCAAAAATAACGAACACTCCAACGGAAGAAAATCGTTACGATACCGTGGCATAAAATGCCTAAATTGTGAACACCCCTTAGACAAAAGCGATATATATTGTCCATACTGCTCACAGCGCAATAGTACTAAAAAACTCTCCTTAACAGATTTCTTCGAACAATTTTTTAGCAGCATATTTGTATATGATTCTAGATTGAGAAGTACATTTAAAGATTTATTATTCCGGCCGGGAAAAATAACGTTGTGGTACGTTCGTGGCCAACGATTAAAGTACGCCAACCCTTTTCGATTTTTTCTTAGCGTGTCTATAATATTCTTTTTGGTTAGCGGACTGCTCGATATTATAAATACGGAGAATAATGTAAATGAAGCCAACCAGGATTTTATAGCTAGCCCGGCCGATCGTGCCATCTTAGATTCTTTGGGGTTTTCCGTAAATAGAGCGGCAACAGCAATTAAAAAGGTAGATTCTATTAAGAGTTTAAAACCGGAAAAACCAATAGATTATTTATCCGAAAGCGAATTAGACTCGCTACCGTGGATGAAAAGTTATGCCGAACGTTTATCAATATACAACGACTTTTATGAAAAGTACAAAATAAAAAATGCTGCTGTAGCAATGGATAGCTTGCATCATAAAAACACATCCTTTAACAGATGGGTTTACAAAAAAAACGCCACCGCTGAAAAAATACGCGAAAATCCTTCCGAATTTATAAATTATGTAATTTCTAAAGTACCATTCTTTTTATTCTTTTATGCTCCGTTATACGCCTTGTTTTTCTGGCTAATTTATTCGCGTAAAAAATATACTTATATGGAGCATTTGGTGTTTATATTCCATATTTTCAGTTTTATATTCTTAGCAATGCTTCTCTCCATAATACCAGACCTGTTGCTGGATTGGCAATTTTTTGTTGGTAGTTTATTTTTAATTATAGGACCTATTTATTTTTATAAGGCATTAAGAAATTTTTACCAACAAAGCAGGATTGTTACATTAATAAAATTTGTATTTTTAAACGCTGCCTTTATAATAGGATTAACTATTGCTACAATTATTTTTGTCATTGCAAGTGCAGCACTCTATTAA
- a CDS encoding DUF5103 domain-containing protein — translation MLKTFSTALLLLLTAFPALSQIVEKVEPFYISTIQFRGGTDLSQLPIINLGNSLQLSFDALNGEEEDFYYTISHYNFDWSPSDLSKSEYLDGFDDVRIQDYQNSLNTLQIYSHYQLTIPNRDTRAIKKSGNYLLSIFNSDGDLIFTRKFLVIENIASVGVEIKRARNLKVIEEKQVVHFTVNSPNLLLINPKQTVKTLVLQNSNLKTAITNLVPQYTMGNELIYRYDQEAAFGGGNEFLAFDNKDERSASNGVRSIEVTDVYENYLYTNIPRYNRPYTYNPDINGNFVVRNIDAQNQAIEAEYVRMHFNLQYFDDLGEKELHLYGNFNNWTIDGSTYMKYDSKSDTYRATRLFKQGFYNYKYVVVNRDGTIDQGAVSGDFWQTENDYTVLVYFRDLGARYDRIIGAGYANSTNISNN, via the coding sequence ATGTTAAAAACGTTTTCCACTGCATTACTTTTATTATTAACGGCCTTTCCGGCGCTCTCACAAATTGTTGAAAAAGTAGAACCTTTTTATATAAGCACCATTCAATTTCGCGGTGGCACAGACCTGAGCCAATTACCCATAATAAATTTGGGCAACAGCCTGCAGCTTTCTTTTGACGCTTTAAACGGTGAAGAAGAAGATTTTTATTATACAATTTCACACTATAATTTTGATTGGAGCCCGAGCGATCTTTCTAAAAGCGAGTATTTAGATGGTTTTGACGATGTGCGAATTCAAGATTATCAAAATTCGCTGAACACGCTGCAGATATATTCGCATTATCAACTTACCATTCCCAACCGCGATACTCGGGCCATTAAAAAAAGCGGAAACTACCTACTTAGTATTTTCAATAGTGATGGCGACCTTATTTTTACCCGAAAATTTTTGGTGATAGAAAATATCGCTTCCGTCGGGGTTGAAATAAAACGCGCACGCAACCTAAAAGTTATCGAGGAAAAACAAGTGGTGCATTTTACTGTAAATTCTCCCAATTTATTATTGATTAATCCAAAACAGACCGTAAAGACATTGGTCTTGCAAAACAGCAATCTAAAAACTGCCATTACCAATCTGGTACCCCAATATACTATGGGAAACGAACTTATTTATAGGTATGACCAGGAAGCGGCATTTGGCGGTGGCAACGAATTTTTGGCTTTTGACAATAAAGACGAACGCTCAGCCTCTAATGGCGTGCGCTCAATAGAAGTTACCGATGTATATGAAAACTATTTATACACAAATATTCCAAGATACAACAGACCGTACACCTATAATCCAGATATTAACGGAAATTTTGTAGTGCGAAATATCGATGCACAAAACCAAGCTATTGAAGCTGAATATGTACGTATGCATTTTAATCTTCAGTATTTTGATGATCTTGGTGAAAAGGAATTGCATCTTTACGGCAATTTTAACAATTGGACAATTGACGGGAGTACCTATATGAAGTATGACTCAAAGAGCGACACTTACCGCGCTACCCGTTTATTTAAACAAGGTTTTTACAACTATAAATACGTAGTTGTAAACCGGGATGGCACAATTGACCAAGGCGCTGTGAGTGGCGATTTTTGGCAAACCGAAAACGATTATACAGTGTTGGTATATTTTCGTGATTTGGGTGCGCGATACGACCGAATTATTGGCGCAGGGTATGCAAATTCTACCAACATCAGTAATAATTAA
- a CDS encoding Omp28-related outer membrane protein, whose protein sequence is MKIYPYFKPLFLFAIIAVAVISCSKKEDPFVPADPGLTLELKSDAGTGELEVLSVDDVVVFTVLGSDGEDYSEMASYYINDEPISGRTHIFAETGTFAVKAVYDDINSNVLNFEVLAQTERALTIDAPRAMKNQTITFGLLDSDGNNEAADATFYVNGNAIAGFTFSSSSDGTFEVYAEYVVENEMYTTAPKNFSVYTPKRKVVIEDYTGTWCGFCPAVALAIDTAKVATNHISVVAIHETGASLPDPMHFERVQDLKDAFGIGGLPQARLNRKQKWLDPYNVNDVLAMAGTDTDLAIAIDSKITGANLTVDVKVVYASGSVTGDKIVVYLVESGIIYAQANYFNATSGHPLEGHGNPIPDFVHNDALRNSLSDIFGDAITETPAYAEFKKQYSLEIPAEYNVDNLAVVVMVVDSDNNAKNSQHAEVGENKTFE, encoded by the coding sequence ATGAAAATCTATCCCTATTTTAAACCCTTGTTTTTATTTGCTATTATAGCCGTTGCAGTTATTTCCTGTAGCAAAAAAGAAGATCCTTTTGTACCCGCAGACCCTGGTTTAACCTTAGAACTAAAAAGTGACGCCGGAACAGGCGAACTTGAAGTTTTATCGGTAGATGATGTAGTGGTTTTTACCGTGTTAGGTAGCGATGGCGAAGATTATTCGGAAATGGCATCCTATTATATTAATGACGAGCCAATTTCCGGAAGAACGCATATATTCGCCGAAACGGGCACCTTTGCTGTAAAAGCCGTTTATGACGATATAAACAGTAATGTTCTAAATTTTGAAGTACTCGCACAAACCGAAAGAGCATTGACTATTGATGCGCCTAGAGCCATGAAAAATCAGACAATAACTTTTGGGTTGCTAGATAGCGATGGCAATAATGAGGCGGCAGATGCAACTTTTTATGTAAATGGAAATGCAATCGCCGGTTTTACTTTTTCTTCTTCAAGCGACGGGACCTTTGAGGTTTACGCAGAGTATGTGGTAGAAAATGAAATGTATACTACGGCTCCAAAAAACTTCTCGGTTTATACGCCCAAAAGAAAAGTAGTAATAGAAGATTATACGGGTACTTGGTGCGGCTTTTGCCCAGCAGTAGCACTTGCTATTGATACCGCTAAAGTAGCTACAAATCATATTTCAGTTGTTGCTATTCACGAAACAGGAGCTTCACTTCCAGACCCAATGCATTTTGAAAGAGTGCAAGATTTAAAAGATGCCTTTGGAATAGGAGGCTTGCCACAAGCAAGACTTAATCGTAAACAAAAATGGCTTGACCCATACAATGTGAACGATGTTTTAGCAATGGCAGGTACTGACACCGATCTTGCTATAGCTATTGATTCTAAAATTACTGGGGCTAACTTAACCGTAGATGTTAAAGTTGTTTATGCCAGCGGATCTGTAACGGGCGACAAAATAGTTGTCTACCTTGTTGAAAGTGGAATTATCTATGCACAAGCAAATTATTTTAACGCTACTTCGGGCCACCCGCTAGAAGGTCACGGAAACCCAATACCAGATTTTGTACATAACGATGCTCTTAGAAATTCGCTGAGCGATATTTTTGGCGATGCAATTACCGAAACTCCAGCGTATGCCGAATTTAAAAAGCAATACAGCCTTGAGATTCCTGCGGAGTATAACGTAGATAATTTAGCGGTGGTTGTTATGGTTGTAGATTCTGACAATAATGCGAAAAACTCGCAACACGCAGAAGTTGGCGAAAACAAAACTTTTGAATAA
- a CDS encoding SgcJ/EcaC family oxidoreductase encodes MKRILLLLTIVLMPTFTNAQKASDEKKLKNLVGTLQKGWNTANGEKFASAFAEPHDFIVWNGFYYKNNTIQNNSETHQWIFNTMYKDTQLYYAIDKIRFLNENVALLHILGAVTAKDKTRPKDPQVLITLIAQKQGGHWKIVSFHNLDLEVFQNEEMRKNSPMPPSVMYATWYSENTKQ; translated from the coding sequence ATGAAACGTATTTTATTATTGTTAACAATTGTTCTTATGCCAACCTTTACAAATGCCCAAAAAGCCAGTGACGAAAAGAAATTAAAAAATTTGGTTGGAACACTGCAAAAAGGATGGAACACTGCAAACGGTGAAAAATTTGCAAGCGCCTTTGCTGAACCTCATGATTTTATAGTGTGGAACGGATTTTATTATAAGAACAATACAATTCAAAACAATTCGGAAACACATCAATGGATATTTAATACCATGTATAAAGACACCCAGCTTTATTATGCAATTGACAAAATTAGATTTTTAAATGAAAACGTTGCTTTACTTCACATATTGGGTGCCGTAACTGCCAAAGATAAAACGCGTCCCAAAGACCCGCAGGTGTTAATAACACTAATCGCGCAAAAACAGGGGGGTCACTGGAAGATTGTTTCTTTCCATAACCTTGACCTGGAAGTTTTTCAAAATGAAGAAATGCGAAAAAATTCGCCAATGCCCCCATCGGTAATGTATGCTACTTGGTATTCAGAAAATACTAAACAATAA
- a CDS encoding ATP-binding protein: MRFILFYCIAYIFFGNTFLSAQTEIEVDSSNSYIISTNYPIQNVFSKTKILKENAENISINDILQTSIKSNFETLKDSIITDKNAVWLHISFYPKVSLTDHKIILKRNSINNNFVTPHDSISAYYIKNKRIIDSTKSGIYIPASQKKVPFPASRNSFPISLKKDEPVELYLLIFDKRAIYTQLVIRNPTIPFKKNETSVWLSAFALILAVYVLAFFFYTRDRSYLYLFAFYTCIAIYEHFVESNLPLLEFFFAEIPRASIVSWIVLTLGSKVFFLQFGRKFTNLKHFSPFWDKAVIGLIIYFLLAITIQLYMLTQGINPLNYYQYIFAGVGFLGVLVVTLRLFFLKDTLLKYFAFSAIWSFVFSILGILWENGVIPFWNYINPWLIANTGLMFILALAIARKLQLSERAKAEVEKVREIDSIKSKFFTNISHEFRTPLSLILGPINQSLENIPAAEAIEEHTEIPVKGKHLKVMKRNALRLQNLVEQILELSKLDQGEMKLQVAPGDLVQFLRSLVFSFESLTELKRINFQTNFPKTIPNAYYDRDKLEKIVVNLLSNAIKFTPEHGKVSVWVEENGKEIKISIADTGSGMKGGEIDKIFDRFYQTEENQDQGTGIGLALVKELVELYRGQINVDSTEGKGTVFKVIIPFNKSHFQEVEILEEIIEKPIIERDSNELISDTETISNIENQDSRLPLLLIIEDNPDLRHYIAEQLEKEFKIITAKDGKEGLKIAETQLPDLVISDVMMPKMTGTELCEILKKDIKTCHIPVILLTAKAGQTAKLKGLKTGADDYLTKPFDGHELLIRSKNLLSQRETLRNKFAGELKIRPTELFLNSVDEKFISLVISEVEKNLGNEYYSVEDLANSVGFSRSQLNRKLKSLTNKSPNQLIREFRLTRAKEMLEQKSASVSEIAYSVGYSNLSYFSKSYKEAFGEPPSET, translated from the coding sequence ATGCGGTTTATTTTATTCTATTGTATTGCATATATTTTCTTCGGAAACACTTTCCTCTCCGCACAAACGGAAATAGAGGTTGATTCATCGAACAGCTATATAATTTCAACTAATTACCCAATTCAAAATGTATTTTCAAAAACAAAAATTTTAAAGGAAAATGCCGAAAATATTTCCATTAACGATATTCTTCAAACTTCAATAAAAAGTAATTTTGAAACCTTAAAAGACTCAATAATTACAGATAAGAATGCAGTTTGGCTACATATATCATTTTACCCAAAAGTATCACTTACGGACCATAAAATAATTCTAAAAAGAAATTCGATAAATAATAATTTTGTAACACCCCACGATAGCATAAGTGCGTATTACATAAAAAACAAGCGAATAATTGACAGTACCAAAAGCGGTATTTACATCCCTGCCTCCCAAAAAAAAGTCCCTTTTCCTGCTAGTAGGAATAGTTTCCCAATATCATTAAAAAAGGATGAGCCTGTGGAACTATACCTACTCATTTTTGACAAAAGAGCTATATACACGCAACTTGTAATTAGAAATCCCACCATACCTTTTAAGAAAAACGAAACTTCGGTTTGGCTCTCTGCATTTGCCTTAATTCTTGCCGTTTATGTGCTAGCTTTTTTCTTTTACACCAGAGATCGGTCGTATTTATATCTTTTTGCTTTTTATACTTGTATAGCTATATATGAACATTTTGTGGAAAGCAATTTGCCTTTGTTAGAATTTTTCTTTGCTGAAATACCGCGTGCATCCATTGTCTCTTGGATCGTTCTGACCTTGGGAAGTAAAGTTTTCTTCCTGCAATTTGGCAGAAAATTCACCAACCTTAAACACTTTTCACCATTTTGGGATAAAGCAGTAATTGGTCTAATTATTTATTTTTTATTGGCCATAACAATTCAGTTATATATGCTTACCCAGGGAATAAATCCTTTAAATTATTATCAATATATTTTTGCAGGAGTCGGGTTTTTGGGCGTCCTTGTGGTAACCCTCCGCCTATTCTTCCTAAAGGACACCTTGCTCAAATATTTTGCTTTTTCCGCAATTTGGTCCTTTGTATTTTCTATTCTAGGCATTTTATGGGAAAATGGAGTAATACCTTTTTGGAATTATATAAATCCGTGGTTAATTGCCAATACCGGACTCATGTTTATATTAGCACTTGCCATTGCCAGAAAACTGCAACTGAGTGAACGCGCCAAGGCCGAAGTGGAAAAAGTACGCGAGATTGATTCCATAAAATCCAAGTTTTTTACAAATATCTCGCATGAATTCCGAACGCCTTTATCACTTATTTTGGGTCCAATAAATCAATCTCTGGAAAATATCCCTGCTGCCGAAGCTATTGAGGAGCATACTGAAATTCCTGTAAAAGGCAAGCATTTAAAGGTGATGAAACGCAATGCGCTAAGACTTCAAAACTTGGTTGAACAAATTCTGGAACTTTCAAAACTGGACCAAGGCGAAATGAAATTGCAGGTAGCTCCGGGAGATCTTGTTCAGTTTTTACGCTCTCTCGTTTTTTCTTTTGAAAGCTTAACAGAACTTAAACGTATTAATTTCCAGACCAACTTTCCTAAAACCATTCCAAACGCTTATTACGACCGTGATAAACTTGAAAAAATTGTGGTTAACCTACTCTCAAACGCCATAAAATTTACGCCCGAACACGGTAAGGTTTCAGTGTGGGTTGAGGAAAATGGAAAAGAAATAAAAATTTCTATTGCTGATACCGGATCGGGAATGAAAGGGGGTGAAATAGATAAGATTTTTGACCGATTTTATCAAACCGAGGAAAACCAGGATCAAGGAACCGGAATTGGCTTGGCATTGGTAAAAGAATTGGTAGAATTATATCGCGGACAGATTAACGTTGATAGTACGGAGGGAAAAGGCACCGTATTTAAAGTAATTATTCCTTTCAATAAATCACATTTTCAAGAAGTTGAAATTTTAGAAGAAATTATAGAAAAACCTATTATTGAAAGAGATTCCAATGAATTGATTTCAGATACGGAAACCATTTCAAATATAGAAAACCAAGACTCACGCCTTCCGCTTTTGCTAATAATTGAAGACAATCCCGACCTTCGCCACTATATTGCCGAGCAATTGGAAAAGGAGTTTAAAATAATTACAGCAAAAGATGGAAAAGAAGGTTTAAAAATTGCGGAAACACAACTTCCTGACCTTGTTATCAGCGACGTAATGATGCCCAAAATGACCGGTACAGAACTCTGCGAAATATTAAAAAAGGATATAAAAACCTGCCATATTCCGGTAATATTGTTGACGGCAAAAGCTGGTCAAACGGCTAAATTAAAAGGTCTGAAAACCGGTGCAGACGATTATTTAACCAAGCCGTTTGACGGACACGAATTGTTAATTAGGTCCAAAAATCTACTGTCCCAACGCGAAACATTACGGAATAAATTTGCAGGCGAATTAAAAATTCGCCCTACGGAATTATTTTTGAATTCAGTGGACGAGAAGTTTATCAGCCTAGTTATAAGCGAAGTGGAAAAGAATTTAGGAAACGAATATTATTCTGTAGAAGATTTGGCAAATTCGGTAGGTTTTAGTCGCTCCCAACTAAACCGAAAACTTAAAAGCCTAACCAACAAATCTCCCAACCAATTAATTCGAGAATTCAGACTCACCCGTGCCAAGGAAATGCTGGAGCAAAAAAGTGCCTCCGTATCCGAAATTGCATATAGTGTGGGCTATTCAAACCTTTCGTATTTTTCTAAAAGTTATAAAGAAGCTTTTGGCGAGCCGCCCAGTGAAACATGA
- the apaG gene encoding Co2+/Mg2+ efflux protein ApaG, giving the protein MVQQVTQGIKISVKTEFDGTFYKNRKMQYAFAYNITIENQGKDTVQLTSRFWKIKDSLNATEVVEGEGVIGQKPVLLPGEKHSYTSGCLLLSPFGAMKGHYNMINYATTRKFRVSIPLFKLSAPFSMN; this is encoded by the coding sequence ATGGTACAACAAGTAACGCAAGGGATTAAGATTTCGGTTAAAACCGAATTTGATGGAACATTTTACAAGAACCGTAAAATGCAATATGCCTTTGCCTATAATATAACCATTGAAAACCAAGGTAAGGACACCGTGCAACTCACATCGCGCTTTTGGAAAATTAAGGATTCCCTCAATGCAACGGAAGTTGTGGAAGGCGAAGGAGTAATAGGTCAAAAACCAGTTCTTTTGCCCGGTGAAAAGCACTCCTACACGAGCGGTTGCTTACTTCTATCTCCATTTGGGGCGATGAAGGGCCATTATAACATGATTAATTACGCAACTACCCGTAAATTTAGAGTTTCCATTCCACTATTTAAATTAAGCGCCCCTTTTTCAATGAATTAA
- the pruA gene encoding L-glutamate gamma-semialdehyde dehydrogenase, giving the protein MGNGFFEVPIAVNEPVKSYAPGSAEREEVLETYREMYKATIEVPLFINGKEVKTKETATMSPPHDHKHVLGTYHKATKKNVEEAISTALEARKKWAVMPWEQRAGIFLRAAELIAGPYRAKINAATMLAQSKNIYQAEIDSACELIDFLRFNVQYMTEIYAEQPESTSAAWNRIEYRPLEGFIYAITPFNFTAIAGNLPASAALMGNVVVWKPSNTQVYSAKVIMDVFREAGVPAGVINMVMGDAAMISDTLMASPDFSGVHFTGSTGVFQGIWKKIGDNITNYKTYPRIVGETGGKDFIVAHKTSNPKQVATAMARGAFEFQGQKCSAASRCYISDSIWDDVKKYLIDDIRSFKMGTPEDMGNFINAVISESSFDKLASYIDAAKKDKSVEIIAGGNYDKSKGYFIEPTVIVVKDPKYTTMCTELFGPVLTVYVYSDKKWEETLQLVDETSEYALTGAVFSEDRYALEQAVKALENAAGNFYINDKPTGAVVGQQPFGGARASGTNDKAGSKQNLYRWISPRMVKETFVSPTDYRYPFLG; this is encoded by the coding sequence ATGGGAAATGGATTTTTTGAAGTGCCAATCGCCGTTAATGAACCTGTAAAAAGTTATGCTCCAGGTTCTGCAGAACGAGAAGAAGTGCTCGAAACTTATAGAGAAATGTACAAGGCTACTATAGAGGTGCCTTTATTCATCAACGGAAAAGAGGTTAAAACAAAAGAAACCGCCACGATGTCTCCGCCGCACGACCATAAGCACGTGCTTGGAACTTACCATAAAGCCACAAAGAAGAATGTAGAAGAAGCAATTTCTACTGCATTGGAAGCAAGAAAAAAATGGGCCGTAATGCCCTGGGAACAACGCGCTGGAATTTTTCTACGCGCTGCCGAATTGATTGCCGGACCGTACAGAGCCAAGATTAATGCGGCTACAATGCTAGCCCAATCAAAAAATATTTATCAAGCTGAAATTGATTCGGCGTGTGAGCTTATCGATTTTCTTCGATTTAACGTTCAGTATATGACCGAAATCTATGCAGAGCAGCCAGAATCTACTTCGGCAGCATGGAACCGCATAGAATACAGACCTTTGGAAGGATTTATTTACGCAATTACACCTTTTAACTTTACTGCAATTGCAGGAAACCTACCTGCAAGTGCTGCATTAATGGGTAACGTAGTTGTTTGGAAACCCAGTAACACGCAGGTGTATTCTGCAAAAGTTATTATGGATGTATTCCGCGAAGCAGGCGTTCCAGCCGGAGTAATAAATATGGTGATGGGCGATGCCGCCATGATTTCTGACACCTTAATGGCGAGTCCAGATTTTAGTGGAGTTCATTTTACAGGTTCCACAGGCGTTTTTCAAGGAATTTGGAAAAAAATAGGCGACAATATTACAAATTATAAAACCTACCCACGCATCGTTGGAGAAACTGGCGGAAAAGATTTTATTGTTGCGCACAAAACTTCGAACCCAAAACAAGTTGCCACAGCTATGGCTCGTGGTGCTTTTGAATTTCAAGGGCAAAAATGTAGCGCGGCGAGCCGATGCTATATCTCTGACAGTATTTGGGATGACGTTAAAAAATATTTGATAGACGATATTCGTTCCTTTAAAATGGGCACCCCAGAAGATATGGGTAATTTTATAAATGCCGTTATTAGCGAAAGTTCTTTTGATAAGCTTGCAAGTTATATTGATGCAGCCAAAAAAGACAAAAGCGTTGAGATTATTGCAGGTGGAAATTACGACAAAAGCAAAGGATATTTTATTGAGCCTACCGTAATTGTAGTAAAAGATCCAAAATACACTACAATGTGTACTGAATTATTTGGCCCAGTACTTACCGTATATGTTTACAGCGATAAAAAGTGGGAAGAAACCTTACAATTAGTAGATGAAACTAGCGAATATGCATTAACCGGTGCTGTTTTTAGTGAGGATAGATATGCTTTAGAACAAGCTGTAAAAGCACTTGAAAACGCAGCGGGTAACTTCTACATTAATGATAAACCTACCGGTGCTGTTGTTGGGCAACAACCTTTCGGAGGCGCTCGTGCAAGTGGAACTAACGACAAAGCAGGAAGCAAACAAAACCTATACCGATGGATTTCACCAAGAATGGTGAAGGAAACATTTGTATCTCCTACAGATTATAGATATCCTTTTTTAGGATAG